A window of Halopelagius inordinatus genomic DNA:
GCCTCCCGCTTTACTTGTGCGGGAAGTTCCCCGATAGGCACGATATCGACAAGCATAGAAGTCGTTAAGAAGAGCGGGGCCATAAACATCCCGCCGTGGAAACCGCACTCCGAGACGCCCTCTCCGCGCGCCTCGCCCGATACGACCGTCTCGTCGAAATCGGCGTCGGGCGCGCGCCCGACGTGGCCGCCGCACTCGCCGCCGCCGGAGCGGACGTGACCGCGACGGACGTTCACGAGTTCGACCTCCCCGCCGACGTGGCGTTCGTCGAAGACGACGTCGTCGCCGCGAGCGAACGGACCGACCCCGGACCCACCTACCGCGTCGACGCCGTCTACGCGCTGAACCTCCCGCCGGAACTCCACCGCCCGGCGCGCGACGTGGCGCGGGCCGCCGACGCCGACTTCCTCTTTACGACGCTCGGATTCGACGCCCCCTCGGTTCCCGTCGAGACGGAGTCCGTCGGCGACGAGACGCTGTACGTCGTTCCCGCGGACCGACGCGAACCCGGCGCCGAATCACAACGCTAACGCCGACGGGGGACCGCGTTTCTGTATGCACGCAGACGCAGTCGTCCTCGACATCGACGGCGTTCTCGTAGACGTGGCGGACTCGTACCGCCGGGCCATCGTCGAGAGCGTCGACCGCCTGCACGGGCGGACCGTAGACCGAGGCGACGTTCAGTC
This region includes:
- a CDS encoding UPF0146 family protein → METALRDALSARLARYDRLVEIGVGRAPDVAAALAAAGADVTATDVHEFDLPADVAFVEDDVVAASERTDPGPTYRVDAVYALNLPPELHRPARDVARAADADFLFTTLGFDAPSVPVETESVGDETLYVVPADRREPGAESQR